The sequence AAAGATACACATACAATTCCATATGGGTTTTGAAATCCGTCCCATGCAATTCGGATAAATAGTCAAAACCTAGTTGTTCATTATATTTAAGAAATTCAGCGACTTTAAAATAGGCCTCTTTTTTGATCACAAGAGTGGGAACGTCTTTGGATAATCGATTAATATAACTTTCTTCGATTACCTCTTTGCCAAGGTGATCCACGATAACCTTGACGTATTTATCTAATAACGGTTGATTAGCTGAGGGCTCTTCCTCTGTCTCTTGTGTCTTGCTTGCTCCACTGCCTGCCTTTGCTTTTGCAGCAGCTGCTGCTTTGGCCTTGGCGGCAGCGACAGCTTTCGCCTTTGCAGCTGCAGCCGCCTTGGCTTTATCATCACCATCAGAGGATTCTTCTGAAGCTACTTGTTCCTTAGCCTTTTTCTTTGCCAAGGCGGCAGCTTTTGCTTTCACGGCCGCAGCGGCCTTTGCCTTAGCGTCATCATCGGTTGAAGCAGAGGAGCCCCCTTGTTCTTGGGCTTTCTTTTTCGCTAGTGCAGCTACTTTCGCTTTGGCAGCAGCAGCGGCTTTTTTCTTCGCTAAGTCATCATCATTCGTTACCGCTTCCGATTCCTTTGCTTCTTGAGCCTTCTTCTTTGCTTGAGCGGCAGCCTTTGCCTTTGCAGCAGCAGCGGCCTTTTGTTTTGCTAAATCATCGGTTGGTGCTTCTGCTTGTTCCTGTGCCTTTTTCTTCGCTAGTGCAGCTGCTTTGGCCTTCGCAGCTGCTTCTTTTTTTAGTTGTTCTAAGTCCTTCTCTCCGCTCATGTTACATCACCTTCTTCCCGGTTTTTGCCTCATAGCGGATTTTCTCTCTTAACTTATTTACTCCATAAATCAGTGCGGCTGGATTTGGCGGGCAGCCTGGTATGTATACATCAACAGGGACCACTTGGTCTACACCTTTTACAACAGAATATGATTTTACATATGGTCCGCCAGCTGTTGCGCACGATCCCATGGCAATGACCCATTTCGGTTCTGGCATTTGGTCGTATAAACGTTTCACAATGGGTGCCATTTTTTTCGTGACCGTCCCAGAAACAATCATGACATCTGAGTGACGTGGTGACGTTCTAAATATGGAACCAAAACGGTCAAAATCGTAATGAGCCCCTCCAACCCCCATCATTTCAATGGCACAGCACGCCAGTCCAAATGTCATTGGCCATAATGAATTGCTTCGCGCCCATGCCTTAATTTGATCGAGTGTTGCCATAAAAACATTTCTCTTTAACTCTGCCACTTCGGCCTCTGTTAAACTATCAATATTTTTTAGTTCCATTTCAACACCTTCTTTTTCCAAGCATAAATAAGTCCGATAATAAGCATAAACACGAAAATCAACATTTCAATTAAGGCAAATATTCCGAGTTTTTCATAAGCAACGGCCCACGGATATAAAAACACGGTTTCGACATCAAAAATAACAAACATGAGGGCAAATATATAATAACGAACATGAAATTGAACACGTGAATCACTAAAAGGCTCAATGCCACTTTCATAGGTGGTATACTTAGCTTCTTCCGGCTTATGTGGTCGCAATAATTTTCCAAAAAAGAGTGCTACAATAGGTAAAATAATTCCTAGTCCTAGAAAAATTGCGACAATGAGATAACTGTTTTGATAAATATGAAGAAGATCCATTCGCCAACCTCCCTTTATATTATTTGAAAATTTACTATTAACTAAATATTAGATTTTATATCATTATAGCATTATTACGAAATAGTGTCGATTGACTAATATTTATATTGCGACTCTTCCAAAAATATTTCTATAGTTAGA is a genomic window of Niallia sp. XMNu-256 containing:
- a CDS encoding NADH-quinone oxidoreductase subunit C, with amino-acid sequence MSGEKDLEQLKKEAAAKAKAAALAKKKAQEQAEAPTDDLAKQKAAAAAKAKAAAQAKKKAQEAKESEAVTNDDDLAKKKAAAAAKAKVAALAKKKAQEQGGSSASTDDDAKAKAAAAVKAKAAALAKKKAKEQVASEESSDGDDKAKAAAAAKAKAVAAAKAKAAAAAKAKAGSGASKTQETEEEPSANQPLLDKYVKVIVDHLGKEVIEESYINRLSKDVPTLVIKKEAYFKVAEFLKYNEQLGFDYLSELHGTDFKTHMELYVYLYSYRNNQAVAIKVKLDRDHPEVDSVVSLWAGADWPECEAYDLLGIIFTGHPNLHRIMLGEEWVGYPLRKDYEDQNELEV
- a CDS encoding NADH-quinone oxidoreductase subunit B family protein — translated: MELKNIDSLTEAEVAELKRNVFMATLDQIKAWARSNSLWPMTFGLACCAIEMMGVGGAHYDFDRFGSIFRTSPRHSDVMIVSGTVTKKMAPIVKRLYDQMPEPKWVIAMGSCATAGGPYVKSYSVVKGVDQVVPVDVYIPGCPPNPAALIYGVNKLREKIRYEAKTGKKVM
- a CDS encoding NADH-quinone oxidoreductase subunit A; protein product: MDLLHIYQNSYLIVAIFLGLGIILPIVALFFGKLLRPHKPEEAKYTTYESGIEPFSDSRVQFHVRYYIFALMFVIFDVETVFLYPWAVAYEKLGIFALIEMLIFVFMLIIGLIYAWKKKVLKWN